A genomic stretch from Setaria viridis chromosome 1, Setaria_viridis_v4.0, whole genome shotgun sequence includes:
- the LOC117842960 gene encoding E3 ubiquitin-protein ligase ATL9 produces MLRRQASQPAHTSPGPPASAPARARMPTPRHGRALLAALLASALAAASAQPASPGVDDDYMSGQVHVSKAMISLLAAVVAVFVFIAFFTVYLRHCTGGYAARSDDDRAAVPNFDAFISRSRRQRRPRGLDAEVVEAFPTMRYAEAKALRIGKGGALECAVCLSEFEDEERLRLLPKCSHAFHPDCIGEWLASHVTCPVCRCNLDPNKDTSSDEEPSFGSIPVASSISSETVVARQGDGPLPVAVVIDVVTEEEEEERRQEALELQQIGSQRRAMRPRSGRRPATAQLARSHSTGHSLAVRLDRDLERFTLRLPEHVRREMAAASEHSLQSRRGRRAGEGSSRDGRSAPLGQPSRWQSILARTFSGKLSFFSFSASRMTFSSDRGEVSSSSFTRLREKRVAAVDAADVPTKGSVLLDCIGGSASCAKAGAASREVAVDEEKAVTQRLPT; encoded by the coding sequence ATGCTGCGCAGACAGGCTAGTCAACCCGCCCACACGTCTCCCGGTCCCCCCGCCTCTGCCCCGGCGCGCGCAAGGATGCCcacgcctcgccacggccgcgcgctgctcgccgcgctcctcgcgtccgcgctcgccgcggccaGCGCGCAGCCGGCGTCGCCTGGCGTCGACGATGACTACATGTCCGGCCAGGTGCACGTCAGCAAGGCCATGATctcgctcctcgccgccgtcgtcgcggtgTTCGTCTTCATCGCCTTCTTCACCGTCTACCTCCGCCACTGCACCGGCGGCTACGCGGCCAGGTCCGACGacgaccgcgccgccgtccccaaTTTCGACGCCTTCATCTCGCGGTCGCGGAGGCAGCGGCGCCCGCGCGGGCTCGACGCCGAGGTGGTCGAGGCGTTCCCCACCATGAGGTACGCCGAGGCCAAGGCGCTCCGGATCGGGAAGGGCGGCGCGCTCGAGTGCGCGGTGTGCCTCAGCGAGTTCGAGGATGAGGAGCGGCTCAGGCTGTTGCCCAAGTGCAGCCACGCTTTCCACCCGGACTGCATCGGCGAGTGGCTCGCCAGCCACGTGACCTGCCCCGTCTGCCGCTGCAACCTCGACCCAAACAAGGACACGAGTAGCGATGAGGAGCCGAGCTTCGGGTCGATTCCGGTAGCGAGCAGCATCTCCAGCGAAACAGTGGTTGCACGGCAAGGTGATGGTCCGCTACCGGTGGCCGTGGTGATCGACGTGGtaaccgaggaggaggaagaggagcggAGGCAGGAGGCGCTGGAGCTGCAGCAGATAGGGTCCCAGCGGAGAGCCatgcggccgcggtcggggcgccggccggcgacggcgcagcTTGCCCGGTCGCACTCCACCGGCCACTCCCTCGCCGTCCGGCTCGACCGCGACCTGGAGCGGTTCACGCTGCGGCTGCCGGAGCACGTGCGCAGGGAGATGGCCGCCGCGAGCGAGCACAGCTTGCAATCGCGTCGCGGGCGAAGAGCCGGGGAAGGAAGCAGCCGCGACGGCCGCAGCGCCCCGCTCGGCCAGCCGAGCAGATGGCAGTCGATTCTCGCGAGGACGTTCTCTGGGAAGCTTTCCTTCTTTTCGTTTTCGGCGTCGAGGATGACGTTTAGCTCCGACAGGGGAGAAGTGTCTTCCTCGTCGTTCACGAGGCTCAGAGAGAAGCGCGTGGCCGCCGTTGATGCCGCCGATGTTCCTACTAAGGGGAGCGTCCTCCTGGACTGCATTGGAGGCAGCGCATCCTGTGCAAAAGCTGGTGCTGCGTCCCGCGAGGTGGCGGTGGACGAGGAGAAGGCAGTTACGCAGCGGCTTCCGACGTAG